A genomic region of Colletotrichum destructivum chromosome 1, complete sequence contains the following coding sequences:
- a CDS encoding Putative small GTP-binding protein: MVVATIKCVVVGDGAVGKTCLLISYTTNKFPSEYVPTVFDNYAVTVMIGDEPYTLGLFDTAGQEDYDRLRPLSYPQTDVFLVCFSVTSPASFENVREKWFPEVHHHCPGVPCLIVGTQVDLREDPSVREKLSKQKMSPVRKEDGERMAKDLGAVKYVECSALTQYKLKDVFDEAIVAALEPPAPKKKSHKCLLL, from the exons ATGGTGGTCGCTACTATCAA gtgtgttgtcgtcggcgacggtgcgGTCGGAAAGACATGCCTCCTCATCAGCTACACGACAAACAAATTCCCCTCCGAATATGTCCCGACCGTTTTCGACAACTATGCTGTCACTGTTAT GATCGGTGACGAACCTTACACTCTGGGACTGTTCGATACCGCCGGTCAGGAAGATTACGACAGACTACGTCCCCTCTCGTATCCCCAAACCGATGTCTTCCTTGTCTGCTTCAGCGTCACATCACCCGCCTCCTTCGAGAACGTCCGTGAGAAGTGGTTCCCCGAGGTACATCACCACTGCCCCGGCGTCCCCTGCCTTATCGTCGGCACCCAGGTCGACTTGCGCGAGGACCCCAGTGTTCGCGAGAAGCTTTCTAAGCAAAAGATGTCTCCTGTACGGAAAGAGGATGGTGAGCGGATGGCAAAGGACTTGGGTGCGGTCAAGTACGTCGAGTGCAGTGCTTTGACGCAGTACAAGCTGAAGGATGTCTTTGATGAG GCAATCGTTGCGGCCTTGGAGCCTCCTGCccccaagaagaagtcgCACAAGTGTCTTCTCCTTTGA
- a CDS encoding Putative ureohydrolase, whose translation MKLASLLLGCSSALLAAGCGGHGGDNKEWTKAELDELEAKWGFEVRFTGIGSFAHLKHAKCLTTPSELYDIAIIGAPFDTAVSYRPGARFGPRAIRQASSRQTSFRGFNPRANVNPYANWATILDCGDIPVTPMDNVVALEQMSAAFKELGARRPMSSSLSRPKLITLGGDHSLALPALRALKEAYGAPLRVLHFDAHLDTWHPAKYPSYWTATQFNHGSMFWMAGNEGLLSNTSSQPSVHAGLRTRLSGTDFADHEDDTAQNWVRIAADDIDEIGTAGVVKAIMDTLGTEDPVYLSIDIDVLDPAFAPGTGTPEPGGWTTRELIRILRGIEGLNLVGADVVEVSPAYQNAGEETALAAAQVVYEVLSSMVKKGLEGMGKAGKAAAAAIEEEKDEL comes from the exons aTGAAGCTGGCATCGCTGCTGCTAGGTTGCTCGTCGGCTCTACTGGCTGCCGGCTGCGGTGGGCATGGAGGTGACAACAAGGAGTGGAccaaggccgagctggacgagttGGAGGCGAAATGGGGTTTCGAGGTGA GATTCACGGGCATCGGCTCCTTCGCCCACCTGAAGCACGCAAAGTGCctgacgacgccgtccgaGTTGTacgacatcgccatcatcggcgcgCCCTTTGACACGGCCGTCAGTTATAGACCAG GCGCCCGCTTCGGGCCCCGGGCCATCCGCCAGGCCTCAAGCAGGCAGACGTCGTTCCGCGGCTTCAACCCTCGCGCCAACGTCAACCCGTATGCCAACTGGGCGACGATCCTCGACTGTGGCGACATCCCCGTGACGCCCATGGACAACGTTGTCGCGCTCGAGCagatgtcggcggcgttcaaggagctcggcgcgCGGAGGCCCATGTCTTCGTCGCTGAGCCGGCCCAAGCTGATCACGCTAGGCGGCGACCACAGCCTCGCGCTGCCGGCGCTGAGGGCGTTGAAGGAGGCCTACGGGGCACCGCTCCGTGTGTTGCACTTTGATG CTCACCTCGATACATGGCACCCGGCCAAGTACCCGTCGTACTGGACCGCGACGCAGTTCAACCATGGCTCCATGTTCTGGATGGCCGGCAACGAGGGCCTCCTCTCCAACACGTCGTCGCAGCCGTCGGTGCACGCAGGCCTGCGCACGCGGCTCTCGGGGACCGACTTCGCCGACCACGAGGACGACACGGCTCAGAACTGGGTGCGCATCGCGGCAGACGACATTGACGAGATCGGCACGGCGGGGGTggtcaaggccatcatggaCACGCTCGGTACCGAGGACCCCGTGTACCTGTCGATCGACATCGACGTGCTGGATCCGGCCTTCGCGCCCGGCACGGGCACGCCCGAACCCGGCGGCTGGACGACGCGCGAGCTGATTCGCATCCTGAGGGGCATCGAGGGGCTGAACCTGGTCGGGGCGGACGTGGTGGAGGTCTCGCCCGCGTACCAgaacgccggcgaggagacggcgctggcggcggcgcaggtcGTGTACGAGGTCCTGAGCTCGATGGTGAAGAAGGGGCTCGAGGGGATGGGCAAGGCGGgcaaggcggccgccgccgccatcgaggaagagaaggatgAGTTgtaa
- a CDS encoding Class II Aminoacyl-tRNA synthetase/Biotinyl protein ligase (BPL) and lipoyl protein ligase (LPL), with amino-acid sequence MAAVQELAERLKSDDKVYVDTDAGADEPSTTGTESSPFKSLAAAYIANNESVTSRQFLTRASKTGDDEAARLEWKEPAKSAVKKAQSALDAHRKKLAKQAQIEAKEEEQKKARQQALEAAKLIVIKEDESLPEPKRITIGEKNVVLGEGDKKGDRVKIAGRIHRLRAQKQATFITLVDGYGHLQCVLQAGDLTKTYDALTFAQGTSLWVYGELKKVPEGQTAPDNRELHVDYYKVIGTSPTDEDAITNKVSLLQNQWDSQMLDNRHLVLRGDNASAIMKIRAAVEWAFTKTYKDLKITKVSPPALVQTQVEGGATLFSVPYYDEAAYLTQSSQLYLETVLPSLGSVYCIEKSFRAERSLTRRHLSEYTHVEAELDFIEFPDLLEHLEEVMCRVIDNVLADEEIAAFVKELNPDFKKPVRPFMRMKYTDAIDWLNAQDPPILNEDGEPHKFGDDIAEAAERKMTDAINKPIFLTHFPTEIKAFYMKKDPNDARVTESVDCLMPGVGEIVGGSMRMEGYEELMAAYDREGIPSKDYYWYTDQRKYGTSPHGGYGLGLERFLAWLANQHTVRTTCLYPRYMGRCKP; translated from the exons atggccgccgtTCAGGAATTGGCCGAGCGCCTCAAGTCGGACGATAAGGTCTACgtcgacaccgacgccggcgccgacgagcccTCGACCACGGGCACCGAGTCCTCCCCCTTTAAGTCGCTCGCTGCCGCATACATCGCCAACAACGAATCGGTCACCTCGCGCCAGTTTCTCACCCGCGCCTCCAagacgggcgacgacgaggccgcccgcctcgagTGGAAGGAGCCCGCAAAGAGCGCCGTAAAGAAGGCCCAgtccgccctcgacgcccacCGCAAGAAGTTGGCCAAGCAGGCTCAGATCGAGGCcaaagaggaggagcagaagaaggcccgtcagcaggccctcgaggcTGCGAAACTGATTGTCATCAAGGAGGATGAGTCGCTTCCCGAGCCGAAGCGCATCACCATTGGCGAGAAGAACGTCGtgctcggcgaaggcgacaagaagggcgacCGCGTTAAGATTGCCGGACGCATCCACAGACTGCGTGCCCAGAAGCAGGCTACGTTCATTACCCTTGTCGACGGCTACGGCCATCTCCAGTGCGTGctccaggccggcgacctgACAAAGACGTACGATGCCCTCACCTTCGCCCAGGGCACCTCCCTCTGGGTCTACGGCGAGCTGAAGAAGGTCCCCGAAGGCCAGACTGCCCCCGACAACCGCGAACTCCACGTCGACTACTACAAGGTCATTGGCACCTCGCCcacggacgaggacgccatcaccaacaagGTCTCGCTGCTGCAGAACCAGTGGGACTCGCAGATGCTGGACAATCGCCACCTGGTCCTGCGCGGCGACAATGCCTCCGCCATCATGAAGATCCGCGCCGCTGTCGAGTGGGCTTTCACCAAGACCTACAAGGACCTCAAGATCACAAAGGTTTCCCCCCCGGCCTTGGTTCAGACCCAGGTCGAGGGTGGTGCCACGCTCTTCTCCGTCCCCTACTACGACGAGGCTGCCTACCTCACCCAGTCCTCCCAGCTGTACCTCGAGACCGTCCTGCCCAGCCTGGGTAGCGTTTACTGTATTGAGAAGTCCTTCCGTGCCGAGCGCAGCTTGACCCGTAGACATCTTTCCGAGTACACCcacgtcgaggccgagctcgacttCATCGAGTTCCCTGACCTGCTCGAGCATCTCGAGGAGGTCATGTGTCGCGTCATCGACAACGTCctggctgacgaggagatcgccgccttcgtcaaGGAGCTGAACCCCGACTTCAAGAAGCCCGTTCGCCCCTTCATGCGCATGAAGTacaccgacgccatcgactGGCTCAACGCCCAAGACCCCCCAATCCTCAATGAGGACGGCGAGCCTCACAAGTTTggcgacgacatcgccgaggccgctgAGCGCAAGATGAccgacgccatcaacaagCCCATTTTCCTCACCCATTTCCCCACCGAGATCAAGGCCTTCTACATGAAGAAGGACCCCAACGACGCGCGTGTCACCGAGAGTGTCGACTGCCTCATGCCCGGCGTCGGAGAGATCGTTGGTGGTTCTATGAGAATGGAGGGCTACGAGGAACTCATGGCCGCCTACGACAGAGAGGGAATTCCGTCCAAGGACTACTACTGGTATACCGACCAGAGAAA GTACGGCACCTCTCCCCACGGCGGCTacggtctcggtctcgaaCGCTTCCTGGCTTGGTTGGCCAACCAGCACACCGTCCGCACAACGTGCCTGTACCCCCGTTACATGGGACGCTGCAAGCCTTGA